A genomic region of Plasmodium malariae genome assembly, chromosome: 14 contains the following coding sequences:
- the UBA2 gene encoding SUMO-activating enzyme subunit 2, putative, whose amino-acid sequence MHKSMRKIFDSKICDKVESMKILLVGAGGIGSEFLKNIITIGCKHIDIIDIDTIDITNLNRQFLFKKKDVKKYKAIVAKERALKHCKDLNINAYTHDVCTMKSSDISKYDYVINALDNIKAREYVNKLCIMEKKILIEAGSTGYNGQVYPIFSNETKCYNCEEKPKNKTYAICTIRQTPSLPEHCVAWGRLIFETFFCKNDNETLIDIKNHIEEESKKRNMEKKEIIIFIFNYLFHDTIKELISLKKDYVITPVPVLFESNYLFDSAYIGQVVSLKDGCEVQLGENPDQGIKGGKNEEKEQRSKIKGKNKESCKGKNVTVGDRDSLNTSEGIEDEEKKDLQLRSQIIWNKTKCIEMYVKSFLNLYNYLNINKKGEDYLIFDKDDDDCINFIAALSNLRMINFSINQKSKFDIQSIAGNIIPAISSTNAIVASLQAVQLIHVIEYFQVLKNSEKEENSERRENRERKNLRDSKAKHVWIKSVVNGNKIFSRGNIVNSENLEAPNPNCYICQQPVINIYIRNFNDMSLYDFVKDVCTNELYFLYPFLDKQDRNIFDYDLFLENDEDYIKSLYNSLSDWDIKNDEILTLTDFQNNKDQLEIHLKHDPSLETSYFIKQKITKKRNVQTEDEEDTIKSLKKRRYIASDEGEANESKVTYDTHKAEEIIIDDERNDNSDLVLID is encoded by the exons ATGCATAAAAGTATGAGGAAAATTTTTGACAGTAAAATATGTGATAAGGTCGAAAGCATGAAAATATTACTGGTAGGTGCAGGAGGTATAGGAAGtgagtttttaaaaaatattataacgaTAGGATGTAAacatatagatataatagatatagatactattgatataacaaatttaaatagacaatttttatttaaaaaaaaagatgtaaaaaaatacaaagcAATAGTAGCAAAAGAAAGAGCATTAAAACATTGTAaagatttaaatattaatgcaTACACACATGATGTGTGTACAATGAAAAGTAGtgatatttcaaaatatgattatgtaataaatgcCTTGGACAATATTAAGGCAAGAGAGTATGTTAacaaattatgtataatggaaaaaaaaatattaatagaagCAGGGAGTACAGGATATAATGGTCAGGTATATccaattttttcaaatgaaaCGAAATGTTATAATTGTGAAgaaaaaccaaaaaataaaacatacgCTATATGTACAATAAGACAAACTCCATCTTTACCTGAACATTGTGTAGCTTGGGGTAGATTAATTTTTGAAacctttttttgtaaaaatgataatgagACATTAATTGATATTAAAAATCATATTGAAGAAgaatcaaaaaaaagaaatatggaaaaaaaagaaattatcatattcatatttaactATTTATTTCATGATACTATAAAGGAATTGATTTCATTAAAGAAAGATTATGTAATTACACCCGTCCCTGTACTCTTTGAATCGAATTATCTGTTTGATTCTGCTTACATTGGGCAGGTTGTTTCTCTTAAGGATGGTTGTGAAGTCCAGCTGGGAGAAAATCCAGATCAAGGGATAAAGGGAGGGAAAAACGAAGAGAAGGAACaaagaagcaaaataaagGGGAAAAACAAAGAATCGTGTAAAGGTAAAAATGTAACTGTAGGTGATAGAGACTCACTAAATACAAGCGAAGGAATAgaagatgaagaaaaaaaggatctACAACTGCGCTCCCAAATTATAtggaataaaacaaaatgtatagaaatgtatgtaaaaagttttttgaatttgtataactatttgaatataaataaaaaaggagaggattatttaatatttgatAAGGATGATGATGATTGCATTAATTTTATAGCTGCTCTTTCTAATTTAAGGatgataaatttttcaatcaatcaaaaaagtaaattcGACATACAGTCTATAGCTGGAAATATTATTCCTGCAATTTCGTCAACAAATGCTATAGTCGCTTCTCTTCAAGCAGTTCAGTTAATTCATGTAATCGAATATTTccaagttttaaaaaatagtgaGAAGGAGGAAAATTCCGAAAGGAGGGAAAATagggaaagaaaaaatttaagggACAGCAAAGCAAAGCATGTGTGGATTAAAAGTGTAGTTAatggtaataaaatattttcaaggGGAAATATAGTTAATTCGGAAAATTTAGAAGCACCTAATCCTAATTGTTACATATGTCAACAACCAgtgataaatatttatataagaaattttaatgatatgAGCTTATATGATTTTGTGAAAGATGTATGTACAAAcgagttatattttttatacccATTTTTAGACAAACAagatagaaatatatttgattatgatttatttttagaaaatgaTGAAGATTATATAAAATCTTTATATAACTCCTTAAGTGATTgggatattaaaaatgatgaaattttaactttaacagattttcaaaataataaggATCAGCTGGAAATTCATTTAAAGCATGACCCCTCCTTAGAAACCTcctattttataaaacaaaaaataacaaaaaagagGAACGTGCAAACGGAGGATGAAGAAGATACTATTAAGAG TTTGAAGAAGAGGAGATATATAGCCTCAGACGAGGGAGAGGCGAACGAAAGTAAAGTAACTTATGACACACACAAGGcagaagaaataataatagatgATGAGAGAAACGATAACTCGGACTTGGTACTAATTgattaa
- the PmUG01_14071300 gene encoding conserved Plasmodium protein, unknown function: MLDDFFLKRKKLSFVNINLKSYFYKYYNNKKNEKKKLYYILDKKKKIEEKIKLTSNLTYNEITFLFGKSNHNSSHSSKHNNIIVNKKKKIYFCKFLKIDILTLLKKDIEKLKKKKFTYITINNRKHSFKKILSVCMFTKDIKSLVNTTHQYILKTSLYHLFLVLKLSIEFKNFEFLKLLTLEAFISKIEQLKREQEEKTQVGKDIKLLLTYDDILNSKFFVNFEAPKKCATSNIYIFDIINFINEHVKGDAGQAGKVEAKSYDEPGSYDQVRKTTEEGYKQIRKTSEESYDQVRKTTEEGYEQIRKTSEESYDQVRQNAEQRIDKTEKVNNSCAKVSLANRKMYRSDDLMHKSGSDGYTRDNAKNYVRNVNINNSSKSNFSRHYDRKWKRFNFKNEESDIRRNNEIYPHEIKYFFYNNRSNHLGVYKEIYEKSDEYKGLKYYEKIRNDYYLVNNRYGEKNGTEEMQNNSLKCSYLSSNIFKNNGIADNKNKVDSSLLSKMTDTCILKEYILNAFLSICVNNYEEKIYKYIKHIYFCNFYFYNPLFLLYYFPFIIPSEYKIYTKYLKEFLKFLNNIIMHFHFYLIPFFINLNYSTIFFEFFKKYITLGQEGKTLHIFRKSNSHQLLKEKIVYTYKKFTANEKSITLLMHLFYEIYAHDSGVIEKGKQIYLDNFYFYSSEKERKEVQMSIFFNFLNYQSLFNKYEKELKNEKLQRHVFLKPFFSSPNKVKKKGSIIQCTNVEEKENLYTNGYSNIMERIQLHERVGGKGSGEPSEGIFKNDYIKQEEDGSRYGRGKVAASKIITSNIAASMRTPPSAISKNLLLKRKAFLKGVSDMHIELNSAGESMQSGNKYCNTKGSTNSNTNSSTNSNTNSSTNSSTNSSTNSSTNSSTNSSTNSSTNSSTNSHVCLHLNDAHLKYNNIAIKKKDVLSLFLLLNRNNLTECGNYVVKIIYFFLNEYSEKDIIHIFLNHVKNSNNNYDLLLVNKILNIFIYKKKNMTLNNNIIICNILAKYQLFHNNFFSLDKKNFINEVKDTNIHSLVALIYSLGKLKIKNVCNDFYKVVIKEILKKMDKINEYGLSCLLYGLNNLIDRKRERVLIPQPTNEKNKYLIKSINRDGSFSTDNLRARGDGNLACTKYPEESRIHGSNDIIESSLDKAQIGTQDGSSNYASKDSEKEIPTQNKSTNRDGPDKQYNYRTYNNYHIDSAAAACDKRNKWEGANKGSYMLSHAKGENEKDKEKHNKQHHLNEIIKIENELIKAIVKKLILFKNMNINSFCISISCLSKINIFPSELYEEIKDITYRYINTVNVTSLQHLLLALSKYYMKTKKKMHSVDSIIFDIYNFLFTYKYAEISFKCACKFLHILSLLNLREENFILLLLLTIANEQRTLTSIHGPEGESSSVGRSVCNIDLCKNAVEGRPHIPSPFNSNSDKRNGLTVSNYSKNGYSVKNYSNNNESSDNCGTIRFRMSIFKGLDKLKEEEYFKSSYNSYLFFDIKNYKLNLNNLLLNFKNVDNSYLINVLESLYNLSYYSYFSIHLIIIIKNLLIKQIHDLKVSSIITLFFSYTDLHFFDHSLYDLELKLFLSDYSNMNDGTKGDDEKYLYEQLAINTIRNNTMITRNGFKQGKEEKYEEDKKINDTTVRQDGTNMLEQNEGLMLQQQFYSIYNYMMSNFKKMSEEEKVVYVEKLKLIMCEMKKKNKKYYVENIYNKNDTLSAEYIISMIYDYNEDKKKKNLEMYEQERMLNESETTNTYNKESMNKFKKRGSHFIYDDENDSANTANYGRCSTANYGSGSTANYGSGSTANYGSGSTANYGSGSTANYDSGNTANYDSGSTANYRSSCVKNELSSLSKGSVSPNEGDNDNFHKIKNIVDQFSSVKKYHLKDKKLNEKLEKKEYYDDFFSLKYREYYKEDLINLCLETLLKNTNYILNNYKQYKNCSIFFLLLFYNIFLPYTTNDIFVYFKCIQRNYIFYKKKNLQHYFEHILKNIELSDFNHHFVNNIINSKNLSHTIIPYLNILQHDNNFLDKAIFLNDHKKEIHQMENYQYAGKDINIGEEQEEDETKHNCLNEYEMFINSYDLNYKMRKIKIENIVPLNLLYKFFQLVNFNINNVQLVFLLNEVIKESTLRERIDDEGVDSTGDVDNVDSEDSADSVDSNALKFKRTQNSPYQFRNLFCPLLQIKNKTLIVHKNSKKLYFKNLNIIDQHFNTSQGLIIQIFDNPIYNLISIYANVYIVAYKVDILIERSK; encoded by the exons ATGCTagatgatttttttttaaaaagaaaaaaattaagcttTGTAAACATCAATCTGAAAAGctacttttataaatattataataataagaaaaatgaaaagaaaaaattgtattatatacttgataagaaaaaaaaaattgaagagaAGATAAAACTGACGAGCAATTTAACTTATAACGAAATTACCTTCTTGTTTGGGAAAAGTAATCATAATAGCAGTCATAGTAgcaaacataataatattattgttaataaaaaaaaaaaaatttatttttgtaaatttttaaaaattgacaTTTTAACActgttaaaaaaagatatagaaaaattaaaaaaaaaaaaatttacttatattactataaataatagaaaacacagttttaaaaaaattttgagtGTGTGCATGTTTACGAAAGATATTAAATCTTTAGTAAATACAACACAtcagtatattttaaaaacaagtctttatcatttatttctcgttttaaaattaagcattgaatttaaaaattttgaatttttaaaattacttaCGTTAGAGGCTTTTATTAGCAAAATAGAACAATTAAAGAGAGAACAAGAGGAAAAGACACAAGTGGGAAAAGACATAAAATTGTTGTTAACATATGATGACATACTGAAcagtaaattttttgtaaattttgaGGCTCCAAAAAAATGTGCTACTTcgaatatttacatttttgatattatcaattttattaatgaacATGTAAAAGGGGATGCTGGCCAGGCAGGCAAAGTCGAGGCGAAAAGTTACGACGAGCCGGGAAGTTATGACCAGGTCAGGAAAACCACTGAAGAGGGGTATAAACAGATCAGGAAAACTTCTGAAGAAAGTTATGACCAGGTCAGGAAAACCACTGAAGAGGGGTATGAACAGATCAGGAAAACTTCTGAAGAAAGTTATGACCAGGTTAGGCAAAATGCAGAGCAAAGGATTGACAAAACCGAAAAAGTGAACAATTCATGCGCCAAAGTTTCTCTCGCAAATAGGAAGATGTACAGGTCAGACGATTTAATGCACAAAAGTGGAAGTGATGGTTATACAAGGGATAATGCGAAAAATTATGTACGTAATGTTAACATAAACAACTCCAGCAAAAGCAATTTTAGCAGACACTATGACAGGAAGTGGAAGAggtttaattttaaaaatgaagagaGTGATAtaagaagaaataatgaaatttacCCTCACGAAATAaagtactttttttataataacagATCAAATCATTTGGGTGTATATAAAGAGATTTATGAAAAATCCGATGAATATAAAGGTCTAAAATAttacgaaaaaataagaaatgattattatttagTAAATAATAGGTATGGCGAAAAAAATGGTACAGAGGAGATGCAAAATAATAGTTTAAAATGTAGTTATTTAagtagtaatatttttaaaaataatggaattgcggataataagaataaagtGGACAGTTCCCTATTATCGAAAATGACAGATACGTGTATActaaaggaatatatattaaacgcATTTTTGTCCATATgtgtaaataattatgaggaaaaaatttataaatatataaaacatatctacttttgtaatttttatttttataatccGTTATTTCTGTTGTACTATTTCCCTTTTATTATCCCAAGCGAATATAagatttatacaaaatatttaaaagagtttttaaaatttttaaataacataataatgcactttcatttttatttaatccctttttttattaatttaaattattctactattttttttgaattttttaaaaaatatattacctTAGGACAAGAGGGAAAAACGTTACACATATTTCGAAAATCAAATAGTCATCAACTACTAAAGGAAAAGatagtatatacatataaaaaatttacagctaatgaaaaaagtataacTTTACTAATGCAccttttttatgaaatttatgCACATGATAGTGGTGTCATCGAAAAGGGTAAGCAGATTTATCTGGACAATTTCTACTTCTATAGCtcagaaaaagaaagaaaagaagtgCAGatgagtattttttttaattttttaaattatcaaagcttgtttaataaatatgaaaaggagttaaaaaatgaaaaattgcaAAGGCATGTATTTCTTAAGCCCTTTTTTTCAAGCCctaataaagtaaaaaaaaaaggatcaATTATACAATGTACGAATGTAGAAGAGAAAGAAAACTTATACACTAATGGGTACAGTAATATAATGGAAAGAATCCAATTACATGAACGTGTTGGAGGTAAAGGAAGTGGAGAGCCAAGTGAGggtattttcaaaaatgacTATATAAAACAGGAGGAAGATGGATCCAGATATGGGAGGGGCAAGGTAGCAGCGAGTAAAATAATCACTAGCAATATAGCAGCGAGTATGCGTACCCCCCCCTCAGcgatttcaaaaaatttgttattgAAAAGGAAAGCATTTCTAAAAGGAGTAAGTGACATGCATATTGAGCTTAACAGTGCAGGGGAAAGTATGCAAAGCGGAAATAAATACTGCAATACTAAGGGCAGTACTAACAGCAATACTAACAGCAGTACTAACAGCAATACTAACAGCAGTACTAACAGCAGTACTAACAGCAGTACTAACAGCAGTACTAACAGCAGTACTAACAGCAGTACTAACAGCAGTACTAACAGCAGTACTAACAGCCATGTTTGCCTCCATCTAAATGACgcacatttaaaatataataatatagcaattaagaaaaaagacGTGTTAAGTCTTTTTCTGCTGTTAAACAGGAATAACTTGACAGAATGTGGCAATTATgttgttaaaataatatatttttttttgaatgaaTATAGTGAAAAGgacataatacatatatttcttaatcATGTGaaaaacagtaataataattatgaccTGTTACtagttaataaaatattaaatatatttatttataaaaaaaaaaatatgacattaaataataatattattatctgTAATATTTTAGCAAAATATCAgttatttcataataattttttttcgctagataaaaaaaattttataaacgaGGTGAAAGATACTAACATACATTCCCTGGTTGCACTTATTTATTCCTTagggaaattaaaaattaaaaacgtATGTAACGATTTTTACAAAGTAGTcattaaagaaattttaaaaaaaatggataaaattAACGAGTATGGGTTGTCTTGTCTCTTATATGGCCTGAACAACCTTATTGACAGAAAAAGAGAACGGGTATTAATACCTCAAccaacaaatgaaaaaaataagtactTGATAAAGTCGATCAATAGGGATGGAAGTTTTTCGACTGATAATTTGCGTGCAAGAGGTGATGGGAATCTCGCTTGTACCAAGTACCCTGAGGAAAGTCGCATTCACGGTAGTAACGACATTATCGAAAGTTCTTTGGACAAAGCACAAATTGGTACTCAAGATGGAAGCAGCAACTATGCAAGTAAGGACAGTGAAAAGGAAATACCCACGCAGAACAAAAGTACCAATAGGGATGGACCGGATAAGCAGTATAACTATCGtacttataataattacCATATAGATAGTGCTGCCGCTGCGTGTGATAAACGAAATAAGTGGGAGGGCGCTAACAAAGGAAGCTATATGTTGTCCCATGCAAAGggagaaaatgaaaaagataaagaaaaacataacAAACAACAtcatttaaatgaaattattaaaatagaaaatgaGTTAATCAAAGcaatagtaaaaaaattaattctttttaaaaacatgaaTATCAACTCGTTCTGTATATCTATTTCGTGTTTatctaaaattaatattttcccaTCAGAActatatgaagaaataaaagatattacatatagatatataaatactgtGAACGTTACTTCACTACAACATTTACTATTAGCCTTGtctaaatattatatgaaaacaaaaaaaaaaatgcactCTGTTGattctataatttttgatatttacaattttttatttacatacaaatatgcaGAAATATCTTTTAAATGTGCATGCAAATTTCTACACATTTTAAGTCTACTAAATTTAAGAgaggaaaattttattttattattacttctgACAATAGCGAATGAGCAGAGAACACTAACATCCATCCATGGCCCCGAAGGGGAGAGCAGTAGCGTAGGTAGAAGCGTGTGCAATATCGATCTCTGTAAAAATGCAGTTGAAGGGCGCCCTCATATACCTAGTCCTTTTAACAGCAATAGTGATAAAAGAAACGGGCTAACGGTAAGTAATTACTCTAAGAATGGATACTCAGTGAAAAATTATAGCAACAACAACGAGAGTAGTGATAACTGTGGTACTATAAGGTTTAGGATGTCCATTTTTAAAGGGCTGGATAAACTGAAGGAggaagaatattttaaaagctCGTATAATTCGTATTTATTCTTTgacattaaaaattataaattaaatttaaataatcttttgttaaattttaaaaatgttgatAACAGTTACTTGATTAATGTCCTTGAGagtttatataatttgtcttattattcttatttttcaattCATCTAATCataatcataaaaaatttactcaTTAAACAAATACACGATTTGAAGGTCTCAAGTATAATAACCTTATTTTTCTCCTATACTGATTTGCATTTCTTTGATCATTCTCTTTACGATCTTgagttaaaattatttttaagtgATTACAGTAACATGAATGATGGCACAAAGGGAGATGACGAAAAGTACCTATATGAACAATTAGCCATTAATACGATTAGAAATAATACAATGATTACTCGAAATGGGTTTAAACAAGGgaaggaagaaaaatatgaagaagataaaaaaataaatgatactACTGTACGACAGGATGGAACTAATATGCTTGAACAAAATGAGGGTCTTATGCTACAACAACAATTTTACAGCATCTATAATTACATGATgagtaattttaaaaaaatgagtgAAGAAGAAAAGGTAGTATATGTTGAGaaactaaaattaattatgtgtgagatgaaaaagaaaaacaaaaaatattatgtggaaaatatttataataagaaCGATACATTAAGTgcagaatatataatatctatgatatatgattataatgaggacaaaaaaaaa aaaaatttggaaaTGTATGAACAGGAAAGGATGTTAAATGAAAGTGAAACGACAAACACATACAATAAAGAAAGCATGaataagtttaaaaaaaggggatctcattttatatatgatgatgaaaatgataGCGCCAATACTGCAAATTATGGTAGGTGTAGTACTGCAAATTATGGTAGCGGTAGTACTGCAAATTATGGTAGCGGTAGTACTGCAAATTATGGTAGCGGTAGTACTGCAAATTATGGTAGCGGTAGTACTGCAAATTATGATAGCGGTAATACTGCAAATTATGATAGCGGTAGTACTGCAAATTACCGTAGCAGTTGTGTAAAAAACGAGTTGTCGAGTTTAAGCAAAGGATCGGTTTCACCGAATGAAGGGGATAATGATAATTtccataaaataaaaaatattgttgaTCAGTTCAGCTCAGTTAAAAAATACCacttaaaagataaaaagttaaatgagaaattagaaaaaaaagaatattatgatgattttttttccttaaaataTAGAGAATATTATAAAGAGGACTTAATAAATTTGTGTTTAGAGACACTGTTAAAGAACacgaattatattttaaataattataagcAGTACAAAAATTGcagcatattttttcttttacttttttataatattttcttaccATATACAACAAACgacatttttgtttattttaaatgtattcaaagaaattatattttttataaaaaaaaaaatttgcagCATTATTttgaacatatattaaaaaatatagagttATCAGATTTTAATCAtcattttgttaataatattattaattcgAAAAATTTGTCACATACCATTATTccatatttgaatatattacaaCACGACAATAACTTTTTAGATAaagctatttttttaaatgatcaTAAAAAAGAGATCCATCAGATGGAAAATTATCAATATGCTGGCAAAGACATTAATATAGGGGAAGAACAGGAAGAAGATGAAACGAAACATAACTGTCTAAATGAGTACgaaatgtttataaattcatatgaCCTGAATTATAagatgagaaaaataaaaattgaaaatatcgTTCCGTTAAACCTTTTGTACAAATTTTTCCAGTTAGTTAActttaacataaataatgttcagcttgtttttcttttaaatgaaGTAATTAAGGAAAGTACTTTGCGCGAAAGAATAGACGATGAAGGTGTTGACAGTACTGGTGATGTAGACAATGTAGACAGTGAAGACAGTGCAGACAGTGTAGACAGTAAtgcattaaaatttaaaagaacgCAGAATTCACCTTACCAGTTCAGAAATTTGTTCTGCCCATTacttcaaataaaaaataaaaccttaattgttcataaaaattcgaaaaaattgtattttaaaaatttgaatattattGACCAACATTTTAATACATCTCAAGGtttaattatacaaatttttgATAATCCTATTTATAACTTAATTTCTATTTATGCTAATGTGTACATTGTTGCTTATAAAGTGGACATTTTGATAGAAAGGAGTAAATGA